TGCAGAGGCCACggtgctgacagcaggagcTCCAAACGCAATGCTGGGGTGCCCCAGGTCTGCTTTTAGCCCAGCATCCCATTGCCAAAAGGGCCAGTGCTCTGGGAAGGGATCTGAACCTCCAACAGACCCGAATTTCTCAAGCAACGTGAGTTGTGACCAAGAAGGCTGCATCACAGAGAGATCCCATGGAAAGGATgcagataatggcaggacaaggggaaatggtttcaagttgagggagggaagataTAGGTTGGATGTCAGGCAGGGATGAGAGGCTCACATGGATCCAGCCGAGCGTAACGAGGCCGTGCTGGTCCTGGATCAGGAAGAGTTCCTCCTCGTTCTCTGTGTTGCAATAATCAGGGCCTCCATACTGCTTGGGAACGATGACGTGGGTTATGGTGAACTCATTCCTCATCTGcaaggcagcacagggaggcTGTTACCCTCCAGAAATGCCCCCCCACCAaacaggaaatgctgctgccaCCCACTGGTATAAAGGCAATTTCCTAAGCTTTGCGaatgaagcatttctgtgttcATCACTCAGGGGCCCAGCAAGGGGAAGAGCAGCTCTAGAAACAAGCCCACGAGTCCTGTCCTGCTTCCAGGGGCTTAATTACTGTTATCACCTTACCAGCTTACCACAGAGGATCCCACAGGTCTCCACACCTCGGGCCGTGTTGGCATCAGCCAGCTGGAGGAATTTATGGCACAGCTCCCTGGGGACAATGACCTGGCGAAGGGCATCCACACCTGCAGCTGCGGGGAGAATTGGGAGCACAATGAGCAGCAACAGCCAGCGCCAATGGAGAGATGTTCCCTCAGTGTGGACCTAAAGGGACcagactgaaagaaatcagCTTGAAAACGTTAACTGCTATGCAAACTCTAATGTCTGCTCTTCCATGGGCAGTCATGGGGGAATAAAGTCGCAGTGACACTCCATAAAGGATAGTcaatagagaaaacaaaaacatgaatgcTCCTAAACTGTCATTTAAAAGTAGGATGTTTCTCTGGTCTAGAATCAGTTTGTTTAGAAATGTCTGGGTTGCTATTTTGGATCTGTAATTGGCTAAAGAGGAGAGCTCAGTCAGTCTGGCCAGGAATTCAGCCCCAATCTCCAAAATGTATTTGGATCTAGGAAGGTCAAAAGCCTCACAGGTTGTAGATTTTAGGTCAGCAGAGAGGGGTTGAGGCTGGATTACTAAGAGGAGACGGttctccccagccctgcaaacCTTTACTGGACATTGAGGAaagcatccccagcagcctgGAAGACCAAATCTCCCAGAAGGGATGGAGATCTGACAAGACACTTCTAAGAGCCTCCCAGCCAGCTCAGCTCCTTGGCTGTGTTTGGTTCAGCcccagaaaggaagaaggatgcCCGGAGCTGTACTAACTGTGTTCTGTGCCCCCCAGCGCACTAGGTTTCAAAGATCTGtccacagcaggagggttggatgAGACATTCCCCATCGATGGACTCGCAGGGTGATCTGAAGAGACGGGAACCCTTGGGGTTAAATCAGTAGGTGGTTTTTCTATGCCGGGGATGAGGGGTCCATCTAGAGACTCAGGACTTGGCTCTGGCTTTCCAAATTCTTGCACTATCCTCAAACGTTCCTTTTCTAGCTCCTGTTGTCGAATCATCTCCTCGAAGGCAAGAAACTGCTcttgctctgcctgctgctgcttcattaaGGCTACACgattcctttcctcttccaatTGCTGCTGCAAAGCCAAGTTGCGggcatcttcctcttccttctctttctgcaaGAAGAAATACACCAAAAGACGTCAGTAGACCTGAAAGACATCAGCAAATAACACTCGTTTAGAACTGCAGCTTCCAACCCGCCTGCAGACCCTCAGCAATCACAGACCATCCCCAAAGGGCCTGCAGCAATTAAATGCCCTTGTGTGGGAATACAATTCTTCAttgatttctctctcttctctccaaAATGGCACtttcttaaagcaaaactgaCAGCAATCTCCTGTCACTCACCTTCTGCTCAGTGTACTTAGCGTAGTCCTTCATGTACCTCTGCAATAGCTCCTTCTTGAGGTCTTCAGCCCTGGGAAAGGCTACATCCTTCAGCTTCTGAAGGGAGGAAACACAATCCTTAGAGCAGCAAGCCAAGAAAAGCAGGCCCAGAATGGATGAAAGAATCGATGGATTCTTAGAGAAAATAAACCTCAAAGCATTTTCAACAGCAGCCACTGAAGACTTGGAACACTGTTACTTACTTTCATCGTCTCCTTCCTTTCAGGTGTGGTGGCAGTTTTGAAATCACGGTGCTTTGGCAGCTTCTCAATGAAGAGCCTATAAATACACAGGAGAGAAACCCCTGTTCCTGAAtcccagcagaaggaaatggcaTTGTGGGAGGTATCTATCATCTGCCTCCAGCTCAGtatctctgctctgctctgtcgCTTCCCTGGGCCCTGTGCTCCTGCAATCAGGACAGCTGAAGAAACTCTCCACCaaacagtgctttgcagagccCTTAATGGAATACatgcagagggaagaagagTAGAGAGCACAGCCCAAACAAGCTGAGCAGAGCCAAGAGGGAAAGCCACAGCGTGAGCCGAGAGCCTCCCTCGTGCTGTGAAACCACTGCATGCGCACTAAATAAACCCATCTGCTTTAAAACCCAACCCgctgggaaaaggaagaacttCTCACAATCCCAGCTCTTGGTTGTGCTTGTGGTTACCATGGAGAGCACGAGGATGCTCTTGCCAGAGACCACAGGATCAGCACAGCcgtggcacagagcagctgtgaggtCCCTGCTCGGGGCTGGTGGATGCAAAGTAGGTCACTGTGTCGAGGAGACAAAACAAGGCAGCGATCACTGCCAACAGATTGAAGATTAAAATGGAAAGGATTCATTAAGAAGGATTAAGAGCAGATGCTGGCCTGGGGAAgacagaaggagcagcagaggcagctgccTTTTCAGAAGGCACAAAGGGTGGAACAGTGAGCAGAAGGGTGCAGGGAGGACTCAGGCAGCCAGAGGAAGACTTTGAGGGAAGACCAGCAGCtgaggaaggaggcagaggaggaCTCTGCATTCTCTAATAAGAACGCTTCACACTTCCTACCCACAGCCCAGATGAGGTTTGGCACAGCTTAAACCCTCAGCCCCCATCACCAGAAGCTTTGGATTTGTTCAAACCTCTGACTGCTGTGAGTCCGCTGTGAACGGAGCGGCTGCTTGGCACCGAGCAGCCACATCGTAGGCTATTTTTAAGCACTGCTACAGACCACAAGCCAAAGCAGCGTCTCTCGAGTCCCTTTAACACCCCACACAAACCCTTGGAGCCAATCCGAGCAGCTCAGAGTCACACGGACAAAGCAGGAATCCTCATCTCCCAGGAAATTCATGTCACgtttccctgctctgctcttccttgGCTCAAAAAAGCCCCAGCACCCTCCTGCTTTGAGAACAAATCCATTCTGAATggtgcagaagctgctgctgaagggaaaaacaagcaggtgtctttcagcatcatttcagcttcatttcagcatgggaaagagaaaggctgaAGATGCAGTTGACATCAAGTGGGAGGCTGAGAGCCAGGAATGGAACTGGCTGCCTCAGTGGGAATCTCAGTGCGGATCCACCCCCAGATTCTCCCATATAGATCTATAATCCTCCCCAGACAAATGGCTCTCTCAGGAGCAGGGAAATAAAGGGACCTCCAGCTCCCCAAAGCCACACAGTCAACATAAAGCCAAGGACTCGCTCCTGGGGATGGTGGGCTTGCTCCTAACAAACACACCACGTGCAGAGCTGTAGCCAGGAGCCTCTCAGGGCTGAATAATCAATCAAATCCAATTTCTAGAGATGGGAAAGCTCCACTGGAGGCTCCAATTACAGCACTCAGCTCTTGCTTTCCAGATCACAGCCTCAGGGAAAGACACCTCATACAACGCTCTGCCAAGGCCTCTCGCTTCCACAGGAGCTACAGCATTACTCTTCCATTTAAAGCAACGAGATGATGACATTAACTTTGCATCTTCAGATAATCCAAGCTGGCAGCTCGTACTCATCAGCATGAGAAATCACCCACCAAAAGGGAAAGCTTGTCACCTTTCCTGCAGCCTGAGAGCCAGGCTAATGTAAATGCCACAGGCATCTAAAAGCTGCTGGAAGGCCAGCAGGCAGCATTGCTGTCACGAAAGAGCAAAGGCACGTTTCGTTCACTTGTTTAGTTAAAGAGCTTCTCCTTCAGCCTCAGCTATGAGACCAGCTTGGAAACCTTCCCGATGGTTTTACACTTTGCAGCTCCCTACGCAGCGACAATGACCATAAAAGCTCAGGAAGTGCAGGGCGGGAAGAAAAgctaagcagagaaaaatgtggTGGGTTGAAGGAGGCCGGGGAAGGAACCCTGTGCACACAGgcaggcaaggaaggaaaacaccCATAGGAAGGCCAAGCTCATTCTGGATAAGTGGgtagagcagcagaaagcagagtcAACCCTCTGGTGAGTGAgaaaggggggatttggggcaaaAAGCCTGAGGGAACAGGATAATCAATGCCCTGGGCTATTCCCTGAGCATCTCTGCTTTCAGCCCTTTGAACACGGGGAGGCACAACAAGGGACACACGTTTGTACCACTCGTACTCTGAGCTGCTCAGGCAGAAGCTCAGCTTTCAGACCCAAGATGGTTTGTTCCCAGCCAGCTCTGTCCATACAGACAGCCCCTGTGCTGGAGACCTGGCAGCTGTGATACCAAACAGGGTCTTGGGTGGGTTTATATACAAACTCTGGCTTTTCAGAAGAGCGTTCAGAGCCTGGAGATCTCAAATACTGTCCAAATCAGCAGAATGGAGGCAGGTTGTTCAGACCTGAAATACTTTTCCCCATGTCCCTCCTCAGAAGGGTCCGGGTGCATACAGACATGCATGGTGTGTGTAGGGAATTATGTTGTTTCTAAGTAGAACTGTTAAGCCTCCAGTGCTCCACAGctgatttctgtgctgaaagagGAACACGGTGACTGCTGTAAAAGGCTGCAGTAacttaaacagaaagaaggCTTCTCCTCTGAAGGTGATTTATCAGAGAACCACCAACCAGCCCTCATCTCCTTCTGATAGCATGACCTTCGACCATGCCAATGACATCACAATGACCTAACTACCCTGCAGTGATAAAACACCAGGAGGCTCTAAACCAAAAGGAGTCGACACCTTCCTCCTGCTGACAGAAGCTG
Above is a window of Coturnix japonica isolate 7356 chromosome 22, Coturnix japonica 2.1, whole genome shotgun sequence DNA encoding:
- the STAMBP gene encoding STAM-binding protein isoform X1, giving the protein MLLVMPGHADVSLPPEERVRSLTQIGSAVEVNEDVPLRRYYRSGVEMLRMAAVYSEEGNIEHAFILYNKYITLFIEKLPKHRDFKTATTPERKETMKKLKDVAFPRAEDLKKELLQRYMKDYAKYTEQKKEKEEEDARNLALQQQLEEERNRVALMKQQQAEQEQFLAFEEMIRQQELEKERLRIVQEFGKPEPSPESLDGPLIPGIEKPPTDLTPRVPVSSDHPASPSMGNVSSNPPAVDRSLKPSALGGTEHTAGVDALRQVIVPRELCHKFLQLADANTARGVETCGILCGKLMRNEFTITHVIVPKQYGGPDYCNTENEEELFLIQDQHGLVTLGWIHTHPTQTAFLSSVDLHTHCSYQMMLPESIAIVCSPKYQETGFFKLTEHGLQEISSCRQKGFHPHSKDPPLFTTCNHVSVVERDVVLMDLR
- the STAMBP gene encoding STAM-binding protein isoform X2; this encodes MLLVMPGHADVSLPPEERVRSLTQIGSAVEVNEDVPLRRYYRSGVEMLRMAAVYSEEGNIEHAFILYNKYITLFIEKLPKHRDFKTATTPERKETMKKLKDVAFPRAEDLKKELLQRYMKDYAKYTEQKKEKEEEDARNLALQQQLEEERNRVALMKQQQAEQEQFLAFEEMIRQQELEKERLRIVQEFGKPEPSPESLDGPLIPGIEKPPTDLTPRVPVSSDHPASPSMGNVSSNPPAVDRSLKPSALGGTEHSVDALRQVIVPRELCHKFLQLADANTARGVETCGILCGKLMRNEFTITHVIVPKQYGGPDYCNTENEEELFLIQDQHGLVTLGWIHTHPTQTAFLSSVDLHTHCSYQMMLPESIAIVCSPKYQETGFFKLTEHGLQEISSCRQKGFHPHSKDPPLFTTCNHVSVVERDVVLMDLR